GGATTGGGACATTAATAATCAAATTCTACGACTTGTTCAAATGTTTTAAAACTCACAATATTATTTATGTATCCGATATTCATCTACCCAACTAAACAAATCCctgagagagagagagtagTGTTTGAGGTCAGAGTTTTTGCAGTGGTCAGGGTGGATGAGGCCCATCTGGTTGTCTTTTTGACCTTTGGTGCTCTTTTTTATGGGATCTTCTTTCGTCTGTTACCTCAGATCCTACTGTCTCACTCACTCCCCACTGCTTTTTTCCTCGCACAACTCCCCGCCACTGTAATAAATCGACATTATGTTGCGCGCTTTAATCTTCATGATTGGCTTTTGGGATCATTAATTACCCCTAACTAACACATTGGATACATCCAATTTTAAATAAGGACAACGCTACAGGACTATAATCTAgtcagttttatttatttaaaaaattttgaggtTAAATATTAAGGATGTCCAGGTAATAAATATCATGGTAATTATATCATTTCTCACTTATTATATCAGATTTAATATTTCATTACATTAATGATTTaattgtatttttcaaaatggTAGTTGTATTAGTATATTTCTTTCTTGTTACTATCAACGGAGTTTTGAATAGGTTGATTTTGGACCACTAAATCCTTCAAATAAATGTCAATTTCAAATCGGAAAGAGATATATCTACACTTGAGTGATTTCAAAATGAGGTCTTGAATGAGAATTATGGGTTACCATATCTCGCATCTGTTTCTAGTGTAGGTGCATTGTTTCGACTCTTTCACCAAGATGCTAATTACGACATCTAGCAAATTGTGTGTCCACTCCCCTTCGCATgtctgaaatttgataatatttttggattatGATAATTCACAATTAAAtgtgaaaaaaaatgaaatataaaaaatgtatatgCTAATCTACTTGGGCAATTTTATATCTTGAATTTGTGTCAATATTTTTAAAGCCCATACAGATTACAATCCAAATAGCAATACCAAATGGTCCATTTAAATGGAGTCCATCGGGCTTTCTAATTGGACCCATTCTACAGATAGTAGTATCCATTTACGTCAAATCAGGTACGGACCCATTCTTCAACAGGTAGATGAGATCAGCCCAAATCATATCACCACGTACAAAAGCTTGTTCAGAACTTGATAGCTTATTCAAATGGACCGAAGCCCAGTTAAAGCGAGAAGCAACGAGatgaaaattatgttttttctACGAAAAATACATTCTCTATTATCTTaactgtaattaattattttttttatttaactgtTTACCGAAATACTCAATTTTTCTACCAACGCCGTCTGCTCCATTTTTTAGAACAACATCCATTGAGACTATGCGCGTCCTCTTTTTCGCTCTCTGAACTCTTGTTTTGAGAAAACATGGTTTGGCTGATGGAGATTACTCATTTTTATTAATTCCAGCCGAATTTGAAAGGTTTCATTTAGTAGGTTTCCATAACAAGACTCAATCCAATTAAGTATATATGTTCTAAATAGCAATGAAATTGATCATCTTAGGATGTTCAAAAGGGATTTCTAGATATGGGAAAGAGCTTAAACTTGACGGACATATACAATACaatccgattttttttttcaattcaaacaataagtaaaaaaaatcaaactataGAAAATTCGGAATGATTATCGTCcattaaaaaatcataatttcaaccaatttttttttttgagatgaaAATAAACGATCATGATTTTctaaaattcttttcatctggCTAGATTTGTTTAAACTCACAttcagaacacagcccaaatATTTATTCGAATGATGTAATTAGCgtgaattatattttatttttcacgtTGTCCAATACACATCGACTTATTCGAAAAACATACTTGACCGATACATACAACTGCATCAAAGACATTGAAGTAACCAGCAATCTATCTAGCTATTTATCACGTCTTAAAATTTCTCTAATTCCGAATGTCTATAATCAAAGACAAGAGAGTTTGAAGTATGTGTAGAGTGATAGGACATGCTCTTTATTGCCTTAATAATGAATTGCGCATATATCCTCTAAAGTCCTGTATCTACGCAATTCAAACaccaaattttctttaaattctgGTCAAATAACCATAAATGGTCACTTCGAAAATTATACAAGAAAAGGGGGAAAAAGGCATTTACAGGTCCGAATGAAGTACGAGAGGATGCATATCATCAAACTGCACACATTGCCTTTATTCAACTTCCAAATGCTTAAACTGAAATAGGAAACAGTCAAAAACCTGGGAATGCATGCAGTAACTttttattatcataaattcacacacacacatatatatatattatataaaaaaaactatgggaaactgattaaccTATGAGTGAAAGTTGCAGTTTCATGagattaaccttaaaaaatcctcttaatttttttatcgacatttttgagtttatttttaaaaaaaaggcgATGTTTTTTCATTGAGAAGCTTGTTAAtttgcatatgaatttataaatgttGTGTAGTCGTTTCCCAAAAGGCTGGTTATCCGCCGCCAAGATTTCTTGTATTGTCTGGTTGCATTTAATGAAGTGCTATAATTGGATACTACCTAAACCGATCTTCCTAATTGTACAACATCCATTTTACTCCAATATCGTGCCTTGTCTCTTTCACCgaatatatatttactatattattttttaaataacatatatgATCCATTATTCCACAAtataatacatatttttttattaatttttatacgataatatatttaatcaaattcgAAATTTGAAAAAACTCTCGAAACATgatgattatattttatgtgaTTAATATGTGACATGAAGAAGATTTGTTTATGTTACTTTTTgaagtttttatttattgtgtgtgTTAAATCATTCAAGATCTTCTGTGAATAATAATAAGCATTACAACATAATATATAATGCTATGTTTTcgagaaaaaatttatatatattaaaaaaaacagaatGTAACATAGTTATATATAGTAGTAGTAGAACttaaattcttttatttatcgaactatataaataaatttctgCTATTAACAAAAAATCTTTAGTTTTAAATATCTCTATTACCGACCATTTGGTCAGagtggtttttttttaatattaaattttaaattttgtaattttttagattgtttttttggttaaaaaaaatatatattgtacaAACAATGCGAATGTGAGAGTATTAATTAGTACTAGTGTATCGacgtatatatatttaaatgaagatcaaaatgtAATAATAAGAAATAGTGAAAGATTACActgtattttttatatataaattaaaaaataaataaaaaatagagaaaaaaagaGCAAAGTAAGATTTGAACTTAGAACTCTATACTTAAGAACAAAAAGTCCAATCTATTAAACTAcatatgatttacgttaaaattttaacattttattattatatataattattaaaataaactattacataaaaaattagttattttaaaattctcgaatttaataatataatatagattattatatttaattattaagacAAAATATGATACTAAaaattaattactttaaaattttcaaatttaataatattttatagatatataaatattaaggtCGGTTTCTTTCAGGCTGCGCCATTTTTCTTTCTCCTGCACCTTGATTCGACCATGTGCGTCAGACTCCCAAAACCTCTGAACCCTAACGCAGAAGCATGGAGTCCAAAGCAAATCGCTCCGCCAGCTAGTCTGCAACCGGCGATTCCCGTGTTTCCTTACCCTGCTGCAATTGCCACTTATAATCCGAGTTACTCTATATACAAAATGAGCCAACCGTATTACCTGACACTCACAAGTTCTCGCATCTTTTTTCCGGCGGGAAATGGGTGTTTGAAACCCACGTCCGATGGTGGAGCAGAGATTAGTATTCCACAGAAGAATTCGAAAAGCCAGAATGCGAAGAATGCGAGGAAGGCGGATGGTCCTACTCCACTCGACGGTTTCAAGAAGGGCGTCCGAAGACATTTCCCCCCTCGGTTCCGAAGGCCAGTGAGGTCCGTTTATGTGGACAAGAATCTACCCAATCTATGCTGGAGGCCCAGAAAGTTGGCTGAGGCTGACAACGAGGCCGCCGTCGACGCTGGTACTACTGACTTTCCTCCGCCGCGTGTTTCGCTTCCCATGGCTCCGTTAAGTGGTCAGGGAATTTCACCTTCATGTAACACTACTGTGATGATAAAGAACATTCCTAATCGGTTAAGGTACCAATTTTCTAGATGTAAGATCTTTTTCAATATGGTCTCATTTTTATTTCGGTTCCAAATTTCAGGCTTTAGTTCGATGTCTTTGTTTGTGTAGCTATTTCAATCATATTTCCGAGTCTGAAGTTTCATGGAACATGTAAACAATACCCTGGCATCATTTCACCAACATGCAGCATCACGTGAGTAATATCCGGaaatatgaattaaaattacaatAGAAACGAAGATGGTGAAATGAgattgaaaatatataatttaaatttaaaggatCATAAAAAATTGAAAGCCAACTCACACTACCAATATGACAAATTTTCCTTGAaggtttcattttttttctttttcttttttttaatattaattattgtctTTTTCATTGCCAATATGAAAATATAGTAGGTACTCAAGTAATTTTGCTGTTAACGCAGCATGCATTAAGTGTCATGTCATTGGATTTTTCCAGATTTAATGGTCGGCTAGGCATTAGATAATGATGAtaaatctttatatatatatatatttatatataacatgaatgcatatcaaaatttatcatctgcatttttcataaaataacgaGATAGTGTTGATTGGAGCTTTTTTATTTCTCTGGATGGGGAGTTTTTGAACCAGTTGGATGTTAATATGTCCACTCCCGTAGCATAAAAAAGGACTGCATGTTTTCTCCTCTGATTCTCTGATCCTGTTCCACTAACTATGTCTGCGCGTTTGGGATTTTTATTTGTCCTGGAACTGAACAGACTGTTGAGAAAAAACAAATCTTTTCAACTTTCATCCTTTATGCTTCTAtcgcatttaatgcattaaagaCATGTTTAAATCTTCATTCATATATGCATCGACATACATGGCATATGTTTCTGCATTAAATGTTGTAATCATTTAGTACACTTTCTCATGCAAATATAATGAAACAATTATGAGcttctttatttgatttttgaatGATTCATTTTCCAGAAGGGATGATATGCTAAAGTTTCTGGATGGTTACTGCTGTGCATACTCTTTGGAGTATGATTTTCTGTATTTACCCATGGATTTTAGGTAATTTACCCAGACTGTCTCGTAGGTAATTAATGTCAAATATTTCAGAGTACTAATTCCATTTGTTTTGAATCAATAATAAATTGTAGAAAGAAGGGTAACTTGGGATATGCATTTGTTAACTTTACGACTGCCATTGCTGCGAACAAGTTCAAGAAAATTCTGCAAAATTTCAAGTGGGAAACCGTCAAGAGTGACAGCGGGTCTTTTATATCCAAGAAAATTTGTGAAATCACTTGGGCAAGAATCCAGGTAAAatttctgctttccaaagagaatctttctttttttttttcaaattcttttcGTTCtgattttatttgttgttttcttAGGGCAAAGAAGTCTATACGAGAAGATTTAAAAACTCCGAATTTGCTTGTCGCGAATTGGATTTTCTGCCAGTAGTTCTCGATCCACCTCGAAATGGGTCCGATCCAAATCCTTGCCCGCCACTGGTTCTTGGAAATATACACCTTCAACGCCGGTTTTCGAGCTAGAACTACTGATACTGATAATTCCGTACCAGGTTGTGTGTTGTAGGCGCTGTGGGTTGTACGATGTATATTAGTTCAGGATTATGTCCAAGAATTCTAGGTtttctttttactttttcacatcTCAAAGATTATACTGCACATGTGCAGTTAATCTGGATATTTTGCGTGTTGGTGGGGTTGAAATTTCTTGACATAAAGGGGGAGGCCTGTGTTTTCATTCTCCCCCTAGGATTTATGGTTTCTTGATAAACTGGGGTGAAATGGAAACATgggtttattttaatttgatttgatatacgTTGTACTTTGATTAATGAGAGTTTTATGGAATGTGATCTATCCCACCTTTAAAACTCATTATCTTTTAGATTTCTATTTGGAGAGACTCATTTGACAGAAGAACTTACCTAATCATTCATTATAAAATGGAGgacaatttatttataaatgcCATTTATCAGAAAATGTTTTGATTAGGCAGGCAACCTAATAAACCCAGAAGAGTATATAGAAGTTTCGAATGTATCCGACTTTTATTATTTCTCAAATGTATTTATTGCCAAGGAGTTGCCTGTACTTAAGCCATCCGGGCTTCGGATGAACTAATATATGAACACGAAATTCATAGGCATCGCAAGAATGGCGTTGACATTACTTGCAAAACATGTGAATCGCGGATTGTTTTGCAAGGAATAGTTGTTTAGATGTTCTGATACCCTGGATTGCATGCAATCGACTCCTGGTAGATCATATCCTTTATCTGCTCTTCATGCAAGTCTTTCTGCTCGAAGTCGTCGTCAAAGGGCTTTAAGCAAACAGGCTCGTCATTGATGTCATGTAGAGACTCCAAGTATGGATGTTCCAAAGCATTTTCAACTGAAAcccgaaacacacacacacatgtcacaaaaatttgattaaattgaCAATTTGAGGTGATCCAGGCCAATCTCTGATAAAGAACTATATCATAGGATACCGCTCTCCCAAATTTAAAGAGAGGGTATGTGAAACAACAGAAAAATGATGTCACTTTATATCTGGATCAAGGAATGCAGCTCAGGCAAGCGCACAATTCCAGAGAAGAGGACTCTGTCAGAACTTCAATTTCTCACAGAGGAGAGAGTTCCATACCTGTAATCCTTCGTCCAGGATCAAATGCCAGCATCTTCTCCACGAGATCGAGAGCAAGCGGGGATACATGAGGAAACTTTTCAGTAAATGATTGACGTTGATATGGTGGTAGTTGCCTGATGTATTTCTTCCCGTTTTCATGCAGGAATTCCAGATCGTCCTCTGAAGGGGTGCCAATCAGCTGAAAAGCAAGGAAGTTCCATATTAACGCTGGGACATGGTATCGTGTTCGTAGCAGTGCAATACATCAAATGAACCAGTAAGGGAAACCATGTTCTGGACGATATGAGGCATCATGGATATAATGAAGAATGGGGACATTTCAAATCAAATTGATATTAAGATGCTGCATCCGACAGTGAACAAGCATTAGTATTAGTTTTGAACTATAAATAGACTGTTCACAGCAAACACaataaatgaaaagaaaagaGTGTCATTTGTAATACTATAGAGTTGCAGAATAAACTCAAGAACAAAACTATCGATAGCAAAGTAATTTCCTCAGTCTTCACTCTCGGTATTCAAGTTCAAATAAGACGAACTCAAAACATGTAGATTTGCATCACCATAATCAAGGAGTTGCATCTAATTCCTTTTCTGGAGATTTTTCAGCAAAGGAGAATGTATTTACATGAAGTATTGTCATAATTATTGTTgatattcttttttaaaaaaatagaatgaTAGAACATTTTAATGTCGTTACCAGAAATTCAAATAGTACAATGCAAACAAAGGCAGACACACCTCCATGAGCAGACGTAACTGATGCACTTGATCTCTTCCAGGAAACAATGGCTTACGATTCACCATTTCCATGAAAATGCAACCCACTGACCACACATCAATGGCCGCAGTATAACCACGTGACTTTAACAAAAGCTCTGGTGCACGGTACCACCTTGTGACAACATATTCTGTCATAAACTCAGTTTCAGACGTAACACGGGCCAATCCAAAATCACATATCTTTAGATCACAATTCCTATTCAATATAAGATTGCTGGGTTTCATGTCCCTGTGCAGAACCTTTGCCGAGTGTATGTACTTCAACCCACGAAGGATCTGATACAAGAAATACTGCACCGACAATATATATGGTTACTCTCATATAATAAATGAAGTGTGAGAAGCATGTTTTGGCAACAAATGGCTAGACACTGGCCCAAACTGATGCAAAAGTCCGTTACAAGATGCAGAATGGCTGTTTATTTACTAACAACATATACATTCCAGTTCATATAGAAGCAATTAAACATATGGAAGAGACCTATTCGACTATGTCGACTCAGCCCACCAATTACACCCAATATAATGGAAAAGGTTGTTTTTTTAGATTCACCTGTTCTTACCTCCTGACATGATCATATTCACAATAGATCTCTCCTCAAAACACTGCGTCAACTCCGCCCTAATAACTCAACATTAAATTATGTTGGGAAAGCATTATAACCATATATTACAACATCAACCCACACCTAAATCGTGTTACCTGACAACTTTATCCTTCATAAGTGTCACAAGCAGATATGTTCATCAGTTATCTGGTTGTCATATAACGACCGTGTTTTTTGAACATGAGAAAGCATACCACTACAATGATGTAATCATGCCCACACTACTTGCATCATCTTGTCAAATGCTTCTCCATTGACAtcaagttttttaaaattaagaaaagaCAACGTCCACCTGAATCAAGCCAGTGTCAATCACAACAATAATTTATAGGTAGTGCAGATAAATCATGAAACATAAAAGGCCTGGCCAGTTTGATACAGATCAACAGAGAAAATTTCATTGTAGGGCACAAAGACCCTGACTTATACACTCAAGATGCAGCGACTTAGTCCTCTTAATATTTCAAGACAGTGCTTTAGAACAAACCTGGCGATGCTCCTCTGACAAGATTTGATTAGAATGGATAATTTGATGGAGATCAGTGTCCACAAGTTCATACACAATATAAACATCATTAAATGTTTCTCTCTGCGGGGGTGGAATTATATCTCTAATCGCCACAATCTGCGACATATAAATTCGCATAATTACCATATGGCTTGTGTTCTaatgaataaataattgtgCCTTAAATTCTCAATGTCGATAATATTATGAAGATGCAGGTGTCATTATTAAACGCGCTGAATGTAGATTGCACGAATAAGATAGCACGTGATGGTGGTACGAATATTTCACCAATCGTATCCCcctacatttttttaaaaaaaacttaacgGTTATTTTGGACCCAAGGCAAGTTCACAGTCGACTAAGACTatataatttctgaattcaTTTATTGTTCCGAGgctacaaaacaaaaaaatgctagaaaaaagtaaaaatggTTCTCTAAAGTATAAGAGGACAGAGTAGCATAAAATTTTACTTAATTTGTCAAGACAAGCAACTTCCTTAAGCACTGAGAAACCATGATCCGAAAAACTCCCTTAAGCTCCAAGAAACCACAAACACACTCGGTAAAGCTCGTGATCACCCTCTTAAATGATGTAACCAAATAAGAAATACTCTATAACACTTTTTAGTTCATTGCAAAATAGTACAAGCTACAACTGAACTCTGAAATGCGGGGTCAGTGCCCCCTCCCCCCAAATAAAGCACAATAAAAGtaaaaaggaaagaaatatcAACAACATTTCacgcatttattttgtttaatagtCACCTTATATAAACTATATGTATTCACACttggacaaaaaaaaaatcgatgcGTAAATGACACAATACAAAGTTATTTTTGTTAGCAACCAAATGGATCTTCCAATGTATAATTCTATGAGAATTAAATGACTTTGGCAACCATAACCTACCTGGTCATCATTTTATTCTCTTTCAGCCACAATAAGGTACAAAATGATTAAAAGAAGAGTTAGCCTTGGAGAGACACACATGCATTAGGCTTTTGCATTAGCCTCAGAGAGACACACATGCATTAGATCACCCTTCTCGAAATTTAGAGACGTTTGTTTAATCATGCATTAGGAACGATTTCACAATTACGTAAATAATCTGATCACAGCTCATTTTTCCAATTTTGATTGATGTGGATCATGAATAAGTAATAATTAATATCTGATCAAATCAATTCTTCCACCCAAAAAATTCTGTGTTCCAACTGTCTCGGATGACACTTGATTTTCTGTCTATTTCGCATAGAAATAATATGTCCATGTGATATTAATACTAATCATATTCGATGTAAGACATATAAAAAATTCACAAGAAAGGATGACTCCAATTGTAAATTGTAAGTTCTTaaaatatgcaagttgaatagtaagaaaaaaattgcatatGGTCATCAATTCGTGCGAAAATAATGAAGTCCGTAAACAGCGTGAACTCTACATGAGATTCGGATTCCCATTCAAAATTAGCACTATATTAACACCTTAGGTATTTGCTGTGTAATTTTCAATTTACTTAATGTTGAAGGCCGAGATTTTAGACCTATTAGTTCATTTGCATAACATACGAATTGCCAATTAAAACAAGATCTCTGTTGTGTAAAGAGTAAAATTTTAGAGtttgtatttatataaaatCTGCTATTATCATGTGTTTTAATGTTTGCAAGTCAGACTAACTCAAATAAATCACACGGTGCCATTTTTCGAGTTTCCTCCCCGCTGTCAAATACGACCTTTACTCTCGTGTGAAATAATCATTGAAATTGAGAgatagaaggaaaaaaaaagctGATATCTCCTATATATGTCCTGCGTGAAACTAATAGTCAGACCATgaatttaaatacaaataatGTACAACCACTTTTCTATATCTGGTAATCAGGAAACATTATTCAAATAAGGATCCAGGGCATTGTTTTAAAACAATTACCAACTCAAACTAGCATTCAATCAGTGCaataaaaaatagtaattttcACCCTCTCAACCAAATTTTCCAGTTCAATTTGTAATTAACATTAGGCATCCAAATTCTTAGATGACTCTATAAAACCTCTAATTTCCTCGCGATACATGTTTGATGATAGAATATTACTTTAGGAAGAAAATATCAAATCGAAAAACTTGAAtgaataaaatcaatatttttcctCGATAGAACTATAAGTAGAATCATTCCCCAGAAAACTACTTTCCCTTGAATGCATACACATCAAACAGTTTCACAACAATTCCATTTCCTATTTTATCGAAATGATCGCAATAGAATATTAAATCACACACTTATTCGCGATCCATACGCGAAGGAATCTATTTGATGGTTAACCAAGGCATTTAATTTACTCCTTCAATCAcaggaaaaaacaaaaaaaaaactataactgATCGAGTGGAACAAGGTCCCAACTTTCGGCTCTCGCTCACTACCAATTGCACCATTCTTGGTATATTCTAACAGGGCTTAATAATCAATCAGATATAATGTACCTAAACAGAACAAAATAATTGAAAGACTGAATTTTGAGAAGCCTTAAAAATGTCATACTCGATCCAGCCAACAAATATACAAACAACCGTCAGAAATTTGCAGTTTCTTCAACCTTACAAAAATGTTCATCTTCTTTTTATACAGATTAACTGATGACCCATTAAAGTAGACAAAGAAAGATTAAATcttgtaattaaaaaaagaaaaaagaaagaaagattaaataaaaacttGATAAATCCACGAAAATACTGGAgtcaacaaaataaagaataaatgaCTTCCTGATCCACAATTCGCTATCAGTAAGAAGTCAAGGAGAATgatctttaatataaaaatagctACGTACAATGCACATGCCAAACGCAAACATTTTTACGCATAGAAATAATTCCACTGACGTTTTCATGCTCCAAGTGCCGAAGAATCTTGATCTCACGTAGAGTCCGCTTCGCATCGATTTTATTAGCAAAAGCATTCGCTATCTTCTTTATAGCCACCAGCTGGTTCGTCTCCGAATTCAAAGCCGAGCTTACGCACCCAAAGAACAAAATTCAGCATTTCATTAATGATGGAAAAAATACAGCGCGTAGTTATTTTAGCAGAAGAAGCCAAAAAAATATTACCAGACGACCCCGTATGCCCCTTTACCGATGGGTGCTACAGGGGGCTTGTACTTAGCGGTGACCTCGAAGAAGTTACCGAAGATGTTATAGTGAACGAATCTACCGCCATGGGTAGGTGTACGCGGTGTGCTTTCGATGGTGGGCGATGGAGGAGGTGGCGGCTCCTCGGCCGGCACCGGGGTCTCCGGAGGCTGCGGGTCACTGTTCATTTCTGTTGATTCTTGTTAGTAACTGTACAACAAAACGAAACACACGAGTGTATCTATTTCTCCCTCCCCCCTCATTTTGTGCCTGTGTGTATGCGTGTATCTATTTGTGGGGCCCACTTCATTCTTTTTTGGGAAAATTAGCATCCAGTACTCGGCCggcgattttttttgtgttttcctgggtacttttttagtaccacatttccacatgaagtgtaccacattttgtatgacatagtaccacaattttgtggtaGGGAgtaaacccaaagaaatattttgattgaggatttttcatcaatttttcattttttttaaaaaaaatcaaatttagaattttcttttttaaaggaaaaatttcgattttacgAATTGCTGTTGAAAGATTTTGttaatatataacaaatttttGTCGGATGCCTCACActctaaaattaaaataacagtaatgtttattatattttttcaagtcaaaaaaatgcatatatatatatatatatatatataataatttatatatttatgcataataattaattaatagatgaGAAAATCCAACGGGAATGCGGCTGCGCTGTCCCAATGTGTACATATAGATTTGTTATGCCCCACTCAGGTGACGGGGCACGGGCCGCGCAGCTATATTTATTCTTACAAATATACGATGCCTAAATAACCGAATAATTAATTCTTTCAATGATTAAATATAAACTAGTTATTCTGCATACACAATACTTGTGTGTACagtcttttttattattatcgatgaaataaagtgaaatttgaaaaattatggagggactaaattgatatttgaatttttgaaataaaaaaaataaaaataaaagtgtgtgttgaaattaaaaaacaaaaaaca
The DNA window shown above is from Primulina huaijiensis isolate GDHJ02 chromosome 12, ASM1229523v2, whole genome shotgun sequence and carries:
- the LOC140990298 gene encoding mitogen-activated protein kinase homolog MMK1-like — protein: MNSDPQPPETPVPAEEPPPPPSPTIESTPRTPTHGGRFVHYNIFGNFFEVTAKYKPPVAPIGKGAYGVVCSALNSETNQLVAIKKIANAFANKIDAKRTLREIKILRHLEHENIVAIRDIIPPPQRETFNDVYIVYELVDTDLHQIIHSNQILSEEHRQYFLYQILRGLKYIHSAKVLHRDMKPSNLILNRNCDLKICDFGLARVTSETEFMTEYVVTRWYRAPELLLKSRGYTAAIDVWSVGCIFMEMVNRKPLFPGRDQVHQLRLLMELIGTPSEDDLEFLHENGKKYIRQLPPYQRQSFTEKFPHVSPLALDLVEKMLAFDPGRRITVENALEHPYLESLHDINDEPVCLKPFDDDFEQKDLHEEQIKDMIYQESIACNPGYQNI
- the LOC140989601 gene encoding protein MEI2-like 6, with the protein product MLKFLDGYCCAYSLEYDFLYLPMDFRKKGNLGYAFVNFTTAIAANKFKKILQNFKWETVKSDSGSFISKKICEITWARIQGKEVYTRRFKNSEFACRELDFLPVVLDPPRNGSDPNPCPPLVLGNIHLQRRFSS